A window from Deltaproteobacteria bacterium encodes these proteins:
- the polA gene encoding DNA polymerase I, translating into MTAKKLFLLDASSYIFRAFYATPSLKNAKGFPTNAIYGFVQMLSSLMRQHEIDHLVSVYDRPEPTFRKQAYQEYKAQRAETPEDLSRQIPLLKEIVQEMGVPALEKIGFEADDLIGTLAYQARDLGYEVVIVTGDKDLMQLVQPGIRLLDTMKNKWCDEAEVKEKFGVKPSQVIEVLGLAGDSSDNIPGVPGVGEKTAMALMEQFGNLEGLYENIEQLKGKRKEILIANKELAFLSRQLATIDTKVSFEWKEDDFKLRAPDQEKLNAIYQDLGFQRLIKKIETESETNAVSERPEKLSSHYQLIQSLEALDALIQKMKQASWLAVDTETTSLNTWEARLVGISLSFKEGEAYYLPVGHSFPTTAAVPIWGEKNETPPLHLMPGQLPLKEALRRLKGVLENPKILKIAQNFKYDDQVLRKYGIEIQGFAFDTLLASYLVEPAAAHNLDRLSQHYLGHKMISFKEVTENKKNPSFAEVSLEKALAYSAEDADVAFRLKKILEEELKTQELEEVFHQIEIPLLPILSGMELLGIKIDREFLSQLQKDFSQKLELSQKKIYALAGREININSPKQLGQLLFEELKLPVQRKTKTGFSTDVEVLTELAKYHEVPKEILFYRSITKLKSTYVDALLNLARPGTDRVHTSFNQTIAETGRLSSSDPNLQNIPIKTEEGKKIRQAFIAEKGFELLSADYSQVELRILAHLCSDAALIQAFEKDEDIHRLTAASIFGVAPGEVTSLMRGVGKTVNFGIVYGQTPFGLSQQLGIPPQKAKEYIENYFEKFPGVQSYRQSLLQEAYEKGKVRTLYGRQRILPDLHSKNPNLRNMAERMAFNAVIQGTAADIIKLAMIRFEEIKKKEKLESRLLLQVHDELVFEVKEEEKDTMKKWVQEAMSKVAQFQVPLKVEMGLGKNWGEAH; encoded by the coding sequence ATGACAGCAAAAAAACTTTTTCTACTCGATGCCTCTTCTTATATCTTTCGTGCCTTTTACGCGACGCCTTCCCTGAAGAACGCCAAAGGCTTTCCCACCAATGCGATTTATGGATTTGTACAGATGCTCAGCAGCCTGATGCGTCAGCACGAAATTGACCATCTGGTTTCTGTTTACGATCGACCGGAGCCCACCTTTCGGAAGCAAGCCTACCAGGAATACAAGGCCCAGCGTGCTGAAACACCAGAAGATTTATCCAGACAAATTCCCCTGTTAAAAGAGATCGTTCAAGAAATGGGTGTGCCTGCCTTGGAGAAAATTGGTTTTGAGGCGGATGATCTTATCGGCACACTGGCCTATCAAGCCAGAGACCTGGGTTATGAAGTCGTCATCGTCACCGGAGATAAAGATTTGATGCAGCTGGTGCAGCCGGGGATTCGTCTGCTCGACACCATGAAAAATAAATGGTGCGATGAAGCCGAGGTAAAAGAAAAGTTTGGGGTGAAGCCTTCGCAAGTGATTGAGGTGCTTGGGCTGGCGGGAGACAGTTCCGATAATATCCCAGGGGTTCCCGGAGTAGGAGAAAAGACCGCGATGGCCTTGATGGAGCAATTTGGAAATCTGGAAGGCCTGTATGAAAATATCGAGCAGTTGAAAGGGAAACGAAAAGAAATTTTGATCGCCAATAAGGAGCTCGCCTTTCTTTCTAGGCAACTCGCGACGATCGATACCAAAGTGAGTTTTGAATGGAAGGAGGATGATTTTAAATTACGAGCTCCCGATCAAGAAAAGTTGAATGCCATTTATCAAGACCTGGGTTTTCAGCGTTTGATAAAAAAAATAGAAACAGAAAGCGAAACAAACGCTGTTTCTGAAAGACCTGAAAAACTTTCTTCTCATTACCAGCTGATTCAATCTTTAGAAGCCTTGGATGCCTTGATCCAAAAAATGAAGCAGGCTTCCTGGTTGGCGGTGGATACCGAAACCACTTCACTCAATACCTGGGAAGCCCGTCTGGTGGGGATCTCTCTCAGTTTTAAAGAAGGAGAGGCCTATTATCTTCCGGTGGGGCACTCCTTTCCCACGACTGCTGCTGTACCGATTTGGGGTGAAAAAAATGAGACTCCGCCCCTTCATTTGATGCCCGGTCAACTTCCACTGAAAGAGGCCTTGCGGCGTTTAAAAGGGGTTTTGGAAAATCCAAAAATATTGAAAATTGCCCAAAATTTTAAATACGATGATCAGGTGTTGCGCAAGTATGGCATTGAAATTCAAGGGTTTGCCTTTGATACTCTGCTGGCGTCTTATCTGGTTGAACCTGCAGCGGCGCATAATCTGGATCGCCTGTCCCAGCATTATCTGGGGCACAAGATGATCAGCTTCAAGGAAGTGACCGAAAATAAAAAAAATCCCTCTTTTGCCGAAGTGAGTCTGGAGAAGGCCCTGGCTTATTCGGCCGAAGATGCCGATGTGGCTTTTCGCCTGAAGAAAATTCTGGAAGAAGAACTGAAGACCCAGGAGCTGGAGGAGGTATTTCATCAAATTGAGATTCCGCTTTTGCCTATTCTTTCCGGGATGGAATTGTTGGGGATTAAAATCGACAGGGAATTTTTATCGCAACTACAAAAAGATTTTTCACAAAAATTGGAACTCAGTCAAAAAAAGATTTATGCGCTGGCAGGTCGGGAGATCAATATCAATTCTCCCAAGCAGTTGGGGCAGCTGTTGTTTGAAGAGTTGAAACTTCCCGTGCAACGAAAAACCAAAACCGGGTTTTCGACGGATGTGGAGGTGCTCACCGAGCTAGCGAAGTATCACGAAGTTCCCAAAGAAATTTTGTTTTATCGATCGATTACAAAATTGAAATCGACCTATGTGGATGCCTTGCTGAATTTGGCCCGGCCCGGTACGGACCGCGTGCATACCTCGTTTAATCAGACGATTGCCGAGACGGGGCGTCTTTCCAGCTCCGATCCCAACCTGCAAAATATTCCCATCAAAACCGAAGAAGGCAAAAAAATACGCCAGGCCTTTATTGCTGAAAAAGGCTTTGAACTTTTGTCTGCCGATTATTCCCAGGTGGAGTTGCGTATCCTTGCACATCTCTGCTCGGACGCGGCTTTAATTCAGGCCTTTGAGAAGGATGAAGACATTCATCGCCTGACTGCGGCCTCCATTTTTGGAGTGGCTCCTGGGGAGGTAACGTCGTTGATGCGAGGAGTAGGGAAGACCGTCAATTTTGGCATCGTGTATGGTCAGACTCCCTTTGGACTTTCGCAGCAATTGGGGATTCCTCCGCAGAAGGCAAAGGAGTACATTGAAAACTATTTTGAAAAATTTCCAGGGGTGCAAAGCTATAGGCAAAGCCTTTTGCAGGAGGCCTACGAAAAAGGAAAGGTGCGCACCCTCTATGGAAGGCAGCGTATCTTGCCCGACTTACACAGCAAAAATCCAAACCTCAGGAACATGGCGGAGCGCATGGCCTTCAATGCAGTCATTCAGGGCACTGCGGCGGACATCATCAAATTGGCGATGATTCGTTTTGAAGAAATTAAAAAGAAAGAAAAATTGGAATCGCGTTTGCTGCTTCAGGTGCACGACGAATTGGTGTTTGAGGTGAAAGAGGAAGAAAAAGACACGATGAAAAAATGGGTGCAAGAGGCCATGAGCAAAGTAGCGCAGTTTCAAGTGCCTTTAAAAGTGGAGATGGGCCTTGGAAAAAATTGGGGAGAGGCGCATTAA
- the pyrF gene encoding orotidine-5'-phosphate decarboxylase codes for MKLNPLIVALDVENAKLAKAWVKRLSPEVVFYKVGLRLFIQEGPSFIKWLKGQGLKVFLDLKLHDIPNTVAQAVESALKLQVDLLSVHALGGEEMMRAAVKAAQKKTQIFAVTVLTSCSEIKSIGVKDSIRQQVQRLTALAAQAKVNGIICSPQEIKWVKEIVEKRQKILTPGIRPEGANLHDQKRVASPRQALKEGANYLVMGRPILEAEDPGELIRGLFG; via the coding sequence ATGAAATTAAACCCACTCATAGTCGCCCTTGATGTTGAAAATGCAAAACTCGCCAAGGCCTGGGTGAAAAGGCTTTCACCCGAAGTAGTCTTTTACAAAGTCGGTCTACGACTTTTTATTCAAGAGGGTCCTTCTTTTATCAAGTGGCTCAAGGGGCAGGGACTCAAGGTTTTTCTAGATCTGAAGCTGCACGATATTCCCAACACGGTGGCCCAGGCGGTGGAATCTGCGCTGAAGCTGCAGGTCGATTTGCTAAGCGTGCATGCCTTGGGCGGCGAAGAAATGATGAGGGCTGCGGTAAAGGCGGCCCAAAAGAAAACTCAAATCTTTGCAGTGACGGTGCTTACTTCTTGTTCTGAAATAAAAAGCATCGGCGTGAAGGATTCCATTCGTCAGCAGGTGCAGCGTTTAACGGCGCTTGCTGCACAGGCAAAAGTAAATGGAATTATTTGTTCTCCCCAGGAAATAAAATGGGTGAAAGAAATTGTGGAAAAAAGGCAAAAAATACTCACCCCAGGCATTCGTCCCGAAGGGGCGAATCTGCACGATCAAAAACGTGTGGCAAGCCCCAGACAGGCGTTGAAAGAGGGCGCGAATTACCTGGTAATGGGGCGGCCTATTTTGGAGGCAGAGGATCCGGGGGAGTTGATTCGAGGCCTGTTTGGATAG
- the proS gene encoding proline--tRNA ligase translates to MKFTQAFIPTLREVPAEAEVISHKLMLRAGMIRKLAAGVYNYLPLGLRVLNKISNIVRDELNKAGAQELLLPIVMPRELWEETGRWPVYGKELLRFKDRHERDFCFGPTHEEAITDLVRQNVKSYRQLPLNLYQIQTKFRDEMRPRFGLMRGREFIMKDCYSFDLDEKTSVETYWKMFEVYKKIFTRCGLKFRPVEAGTGEIGGTLSHEFHVLASSGEDEVFVSPDRDVAYASDKVPADKKDPETKSDLQSYRGIEVGQVFHLGTKYSESMKALYLDEKGEEKLMVMGCYGIGISRTAAAAIEQNHDDNGIVWPLPIAPFALELILLNVKDEAIKTVADKLYADLQGQNIEVLYDDRDESAGVKFKDADLLGMPYRLVVGAKGLAEGKVELKNRATGEMEKIDLEKVLEKVVSLVK, encoded by the coding sequence ATGAAATTTACCCAAGCCTTTATCCCCACCTTGAGAGAGGTGCCGGCAGAAGCCGAGGTGATTAGTCACAAACTCATGCTGCGAGCGGGCATGATCCGCAAGCTGGCGGCAGGGGTTTATAACTATTTGCCTTTGGGCCTGCGGGTGCTCAACAAAATATCCAACATTGTGCGTGATGAGCTGAACAAGGCCGGGGCGCAGGAGCTGCTGTTGCCCATTGTGATGCCGCGCGAGCTTTGGGAAGAAACGGGGCGCTGGCCCGTGTATGGAAAAGAGTTGCTGCGTTTCAAAGACCGGCATGAACGCGACTTTTGTTTTGGTCCCACGCACGAAGAAGCCATTACCGATCTGGTGCGGCAGAATGTAAAATCTTACCGCCAATTGCCTTTAAATCTTTATCAAATTCAAACCAAATTTCGTGATGAAATGCGGCCTCGTTTTGGGTTGATGCGCGGCCGCGAATTTATCATGAAAGATTGTTACAGTTTTGATCTGGATGAAAAGACTTCGGTGGAAACTTATTGGAAGATGTTTGAAGTCTATAAAAAAATATTTACGCGCTGTGGTTTGAAATTCAGGCCAGTAGAGGCGGGGACGGGAGAAATAGGTGGAACGCTCTCTCACGAGTTCCATGTGCTGGCGAGTTCCGGAGAAGATGAGGTGTTTGTTTCTCCCGACCGAGATGTGGCCTATGCCAGCGATAAAGTGCCTGCGGATAAAAAAGATCCCGAAACAAAAAGTGATCTGCAAAGCTACCGGGGAATCGAAGTGGGGCAGGTGTTTCATCTGGGCACCAAATATTCGGAATCGATGAAGGCGCTTTATCTGGATGAAAAGGGCGAAGAAAAACTCATGGTGATGGGTTGCTACGGAATAGGCATCAGCCGCACCGCTGCGGCCGCCATCGAACAGAATCACGATGACAACGGCATTGTCTGGCCCTTGCCCATTGCCCCTTTTGCGCTGGAATTGATTCTCTTGAATGTAAAAGATGAGGCCATCAAAACGGTGGCGGATAAATTGTATGCCGATCTGCAAGGTCAAAATATTGAGGTGCTCTACGACGACCGCGATGAAAGCGCTGGCGTGAAGTTTAAAGATGCGGATTTGCTGGGTATGCCCTACCGGCTGGTGGTGGGTGCCAAAGGCTTGGCGGAGGGCAAGGTGGAGTTGAAGAATAGGGCGACGGGGGAGATGGAGAAGATTGATTTGGAGAAGGTGTTGGAGAAGGTGGTAAGTTTAGTGAAGTAA